From the Methanofollis sp. genome, the window ATATCGCGCTGCGCGACCTCCAGGAGGAGGGGCGCTTTACCGAGATCACGCCGGTTCCGATCATCAGGACCGGGGGCTATGGCGAACTCCCGGCAAAGGATGCCATCGAGAAGGCCGGGATCAGGAACCAGCTCGACCCGAGAATGGACGAGGTGACCCGCGAGGTGTACGCGGCCGAGGTGCTCCGCGGCACTCTCCTCACAAAATGCGGCGACCAGGCGGGCAAGCCGGTGAAGCAGGCCCGCGACGACGTGGCCGCGATCATGGTCGAGAACTACGGTTCGAAGGAGATGTTCGACTTCGACACCCGCCAGGTGATCTGCCGGTGCGGCGGCCGGGTGTACGTGAAGATCCTCCATGACCAGTGGTTCCTCCAGTACTCGGACCCGGCCTGGAAGGCAGAGGTGCACGAGCAGCTCGACGAGATGAAGGTCGTGCCCGCGGAGGTCCGCGCCGAGTTCCACCGGACGGTGGACTGGCTGAAGGACTGGGCCTGCACCCGCCGGATCGGTCTCGGCACAAAGCTCCCCTGGGACCGGAACTGGATCATCGAGCCGCTCTCTGACTCGACCATCTACATGGCCTTCTACACGATCGCCCATCATGTGAAGAAGATCGAGCCTGAGAAACTCACCCCCGAGGTCTTCGAGTACGTCGTCTACGGTACGGGCAACCCGACGACGGTGCCGAGGGAGACCCTGGACACGATCAGGGCCGAGTTCCTGTACTGGTACCCGTACGACTACAGGTTCTCGGCAAAGGATCTCATCTCGAACCACCTCACCTTCCAGCTCTTCCACCACCGTGCGGTGATGCCGGCGGACAAACAGCCGCAGGGCATGGTCATCTTCGGCATGGGCCTGCTGAACGGGGCGAAGATGTCCTCGTCGAAGGGGAACGTCGTCCTGCTGGAGGACGCCCTGAACGAGTTCGGGCCTGACACGGTGCGGATGTTCCTGATCGGTTCGGCCGAGCCGTGGCAGGACTTCGACTGGCGGAACGAACTGGTGATCGGCGCGAAGAAGCAGATCGAGCGGTTCTGGAACACGATCTCCGAGGGGATCGCGGTCGAGGAGAATGACGGCCGCGAGATCGACGGCTGGCTGATCTCCAGGCTCCAGCACAGGATCGAGAACACCACCGCGGCGATGCTGAACTTCCAGACGCGGCAGGCCCTCCAGGAGGCCTTCTTCGGGATCGAGGCCGACCTGAAGTGGTACCGCCGGCGCCTGCCGACGATCGCGCCGGGTTCTGCGGCCGTGCAGGAGCTCTGCTCTGTCTGGGTGCGGCTGCTCGCCCCGATCGTGCCGTACACCTGCGAGGAACTCTGGCACGCGATGGGCAATGACGGCCCGGTGGCCTTTGCCCCCTGGCCTGTGGCCGAGGCCGCGAAGGTCGACGAGAAGGCTGAACTTGCCGAGGAACTCCTCGCACGGACTGTCGAGGACGTGGAGTCGATCACGAAGTTGATCCAGCTCCAGCCGACGGGGGTCAGGCTCTATGTGGCCCCGGCCTGGAAGAAGGAGATCTTTACGATGATCGCCTCTGCCGAGGACAGGACCAATGCAGTGAAGCTCGTGATGGCCGACGAGGGCCTGCGGGCCCGCGGCAAGGAGGCGGTGAACACGGCGAAGCAGGTGACGAAGTTCATCCACCGCCTGCCGCCCGAACTGGTCAGGAGCATTGCGGAGAACGGCATCGACGAGATGGCGGTCTTTATGTCGGCAAAGGAGTTCCTGGAACGGGAGTGCGGCGTGCCCGTGCAGGTGCTCAGCGCAGAGGGAAGCGGCGAGGCGAAGGCCGACGCCGCCCTCCCCTTCAAGCCGGCGATCGTGATCGAATAATCTTTTTTTCTTTTTTTCTCCTGGACCTGATACAGCGAGAACAGACCCTATTATATCTCCGATCCCGGGCGCATGCCATATCCGCCGCCATATCGGCACATATGGCCCCATCCCCCAGTAATTCTCGCACGATAGAGAGGACAGGGGGCGAAAAGTGCAATTTCAGGCACTCTTCCTGATATCACGCAACATTCAGGTTACATACACATTTTTTGCAGGTTTTCTGCCCCCCTTCACGGAAGCGGGATTAACAAAGACAGTTTAACATAATTGACAGAATAATGAAAACGAATTTATAATACGGGCAGAGAGGTGATATCGATATACATATTACCGGATGAGATCGCATGAAAAGTGAAAAGAAGAGCAAATCAAAGTTATTCAAAGAATCAATACCTCCATCGAGGATAAAAGCGAACATCACCCCCCTCCTTATCCTTGTTCTCCTGGGCCTCCTCCTGGTGGCGCCGGTAGCGGCGGGGACCGCAACGACCGAGTTGACGGTCTCCAAACTGGCAAAGGATGGGACGTTGATCGCACAGGAGACGGTCGATTATCGCTGGATGGAGAAGAATCTCCCGATACAGGGGGACGGGGTGACGCATTATTACCACCAGGGGCCCGAACTCGGGGTGGAAGGCGAAGAACTGAGGTGGGACAAGTCGGAGAGCGGGAACATCCCGGACAAGGATTATCATGCTGTCAAGGGGACCGATGTCAGAGATCTCTGTGAACTGGTCGGCGGGATGAGCCCGAACGACACCATCACGATCAAGGCCAATGATGGAATGGGCAAAAGTTTTGGGTACAGAAATGTCTACAACCCGGATCCCAGGCAGGGGCCGATGGTCGTCACCTGGTGGCGGCCTGACACGGGGTATGTCCCGAATTATTTTGACGGGATGCGCCTGATCTTCTTTGCCGATGACTCCACCAACCCGTGGGGGTGGCATGTCTTCGGCAACTGGGACATGCACGAATGCATGGACGAGAAGTACTGGCACTATTACGTCTCCGGCAAAGAGGAGTACCCCGCGACCACCGGGCTGGCGGTAAAGTACATCAACCGGGTCATCATCTGTTCGCAGGACCCGGCGCCCCTTTTCAGGGTCAATTTCGCCGCGAACCAGACCTCCGGATATGCCCCTCTCACCGTCGCCTTCACGCCCGAAACCTCGGCGACGACACCGACCGGATGGCAGTGGGACTTCGGCGACGACACCGCCCCCTTGCCGGATGAGCGGCCGGTGCATAGTTACACCAAACCGGGCACGTACAATGTCACTCTCATGGTGACGGCCGCGGAGGGTACGGTGGCCTGGACAAAGAAGTGCTATATCAGGGTGAGCGAGCGGCCGGTGCTGACCGCGGTCTCGGTCTATCCTGCAGATGCGACGGCGGTGGTCGGGAAGACGAAGCAGTTCTCGGCCGTCCCCCGGGACCAGAACGGAGAACCGATGAAGGACGTTGCGGTCTCCTGGTCGTGTGCCAACGAGACGGTCGGGACGGTGGACCCGGTCACCGGGCTCTTTACGGCGCTGGCAGAGGGGACGGCGACGGTGACGGCGACAGCGGGCGAGATCTCGGGGTCAGCGACGGTGACGGTGGGCCAGGCACCGCCCGATGCGAAGACGATCGTCGTCGATATCGACGGGGGCGGGAACTACACCACCATCCAGGAGGCGGTGTTCACCGCCAATCCGGGGGATACCGTCCTTGTCAGGGACGGGACGTACACCGAGAACATCGATATCGGCAAACGTCT encodes:
- the leuS gene encoding leucine--tRNA ligase, whose product is MAEWDIQKLEEKYRDTWPAAFEANPDDKEKFYLNVAFPYPSGAMHVGHGRTYIVPDVVARFWRMQGRNVLFPMGFHVTGTPVIGISRRIAKNDPSTVRIYRDLYRVPQDVLDRFDDPMTIVRYFAGEYERLMRRCGLSIDWRRRFITVDPQYSKYIEWQYKHLREEEHVVKGVHPVKYCPSCDNPVGDHDLLEGEKAEIMKFTLVVFEWQGAKIPCATLRPETIYGVTNLWANPGVTYVRATVDGEAWVLSREAAYKLELQDHTVEIVGEVKGTEIVGTTASHPLCGAVPVLPADFVDPDMGSGLVMSVPAHAPFDYIALRDLQEEGRFTEITPVPIIRTGGYGELPAKDAIEKAGIRNQLDPRMDEVTREVYAAEVLRGTLLTKCGDQAGKPVKQARDDVAAIMVENYGSKEMFDFDTRQVICRCGGRVYVKILHDQWFLQYSDPAWKAEVHEQLDEMKVVPAEVRAEFHRTVDWLKDWACTRRIGLGTKLPWDRNWIIEPLSDSTIYMAFYTIAHHVKKIEPEKLTPEVFEYVVYGTGNPTTVPRETLDTIRAEFLYWYPYDYRFSAKDLISNHLTFQLFHHRAVMPADKQPQGMVIFGMGLLNGAKMSSSKGNVVLLEDALNEFGPDTVRMFLIGSAEPWQDFDWRNELVIGAKKQIERFWNTISEGIAVEENDGREIDGWLISRLQHRIENTTAAMLNFQTRQALQEAFFGIEADLKWYRRRLPTIAPGSAAVQELCSVWVRLLAPIVPYTCEELWHAMGNDGPVAFAPWPVAEAAKVDEKAELAEELLARTVEDVESITKLIQLQPTGVRLYVAPAWKKEIFTMIASAEDRTNAVKLVMADEGLRARGKEAVNTAKQVTKFIHRLPPELVRSIAENGIDEMAVFMSAKEFLERECGVPVQVLSAEGSGEAKADAALPFKPAIVIE
- a CDS encoding PKD domain-containing protein — its product is MKSEKKSKSKLFKESIPPSRIKANITPLLILVLLGLLLVAPVAAGTATTELTVSKLAKDGTLIAQETVDYRWMEKNLPIQGDGVTHYYHQGPELGVEGEELRWDKSESGNIPDKDYHAVKGTDVRDLCELVGGMSPNDTITIKANDGMGKSFGYRNVYNPDPRQGPMVVTWWRPDTGYVPNYFDGMRLIFFADDSTNPWGWHVFGNWDMHECMDEKYWHYYVSGKEEYPATTGLAVKYINRVIICSQDPAPLFRVNFAANQTSGYAPLTVAFTPETSATTPTGWQWDFGDDTAPLPDERPVHSYTKPGTYNVTLMVTAAEGTVAWTKKCYIRVSERPVLTAVSVYPADATAVVGKTKQFSAVPRDQNGEPMKDVAVSWSCANETVGTVDPVTGLFTALAEGTATVTATAGEISGSATVTVGQAPPDAKTIVVDIDGGGNYTTIQEAVFTANPGDTVLVRDGTYTENIDIGKRLTFVSEHGAATVTVNARNTQDDVIAVNADNVTIEGFALTGATTGGAGLFLDGVRDCRITDVAVSS